In Oryza sativa Japonica Group chromosome 3, ASM3414082v1, one DNA window encodes the following:
- the LOC4333386 gene encoding E3 ubiquitin-protein ligase At3g02290, translating to MGSVLCCLADDGRPVCCFRLPWPIFNAAHNHNHNSGSIARPRADTRVAPDQGRISLTAPSQHDSMDTFRCPPRPLPWDDPRFSHHTEHHPLVGGHDKASTTFHKSGSLGESKNADSISNSKAVKDDGPSTAVKDDGSSVKHHSDGLHIGKEQVHDLFDFEDDCPICLEEYDYENPKMTLQCNHNFHLCCIYEWMERSQACPVCSKVMLFHEDS from the exons ATGGGGTCGGTGCTGTGCTGCTTGGCCGACGACGGCCGCCCCGTCTGCTGCTTCCGCCTCCCATGGCCGATCTTCAACGCCGCTCACAACCACAACCACAACTCG GGTTCCATTGCTCGTCCAAGAGCGGATACACGAGTTGCGCCTGATCAAGGAAGAATTAGTCTCACTGCTCCATCACAGCATGATTCGATGGATACTTTCCGCTGCCCGCCAAGGCCCTTGCCTTGGGATGATCCTCGATTCAGCCATCATACAGAGCATCACCCACTAGTAGGAGGACATGACAAAGCTTCAACAACGTTCCACAAATCTGGTAGCCTTGGAGAAAGCAAGAATGCTGATAGCATATCTAATTCCAAAGCTGTCAAGGATGATGGGCCTTCCACAGCTGTGAAGGATGATGGATCATCAGTAAAACACCATTCAGATGGTCTGCACATTGGCAAAGAGCAAGTACATGATCTTTTCGACTTTGAGGACGACTGTCCAATATGCCTAGAAG aGTATGATTATGAGAATCCAAAGATGACATTACAATGCAACCACAATTTCCATCTTTGTTGTATTTATGAGTGGATGGAGAGAAGTCAAGCTTGCCCAGTCTGCTCAAAG GTAATGCTGTTCCATGAGGATTCATGA